From the genome of Streptomyces sp. SID8374:
CACCTTGCGGCGGAACACGCAGACCACGGTGCCGTCCTGCTTGTAGCCCCTGGTCTCCACGTACACGATCCCGCGGTCGTTCTTGGACTTCGACGGGGTCTTGTCCAGCACGGTCGTCTCGCCGTAGATCGTGTCGCCGTGGAAGGTCGGCGCGATGTGCTTGAGCGATTCGACCTCCAGATTGGCGATGGCCTTTCCGGAGACGTCCGGCACCGACATGCCGAGCAGCAGCGAGTAGATGTAGTTGCCGACGACGACGTTCTTCCCGAAGTCGGTCGTCTTCTCGGCGTAGTTGCTGTCCATGTGCAGCGGGTGGTGATTCATGGTCAGCAGGCAGAAGAGGTGGTCGTCGTATTCCGTGACCGTCTTTCCGGGCCAGTGCTTGTAGACGGCACCGACCTCGAACTCCTCAAATGTGCGTCCGAACTGCATGATCAGGCCTCCGGGGCTTCGAACTTGGAGGTGCGCTGCATTCCGGCGGCCCGGCCCTTGCCCGCGATGACCAGGGCCATCTTGCGGCTGGCCTCGTCGATCATCTCGTCGCCGAGCATCGCCGAGCCCTTCTTGCCGCCCTCCTCGGAGGTGCACCAGTCGTAGGCGTCGAGGATCAGCTCGGCGTGGTCGTAGTCCTCCTGCGAGGGCGAGAACACCTCGTTGGCCGCGTCGACCTGGCCGGGGTGCAGCACCCACTTGCCGTCGAAGCCGAGGGCGGCGGCCCGGCCGGCCACCTCGCGGTAGGCGTCCACGTCACGGATCTGGAGGAACGGGCCGTCGATCGCCTGGAGGTCGTGGGTACGGGCCGCCATCAGGATGCGCATCAGGATGTAGTGGTACGCGTCCGCCGGGTAGCCGGGCGGCTGCTGGCCGACCACCAGGGTCTTCATGTTGATCGACGCCATGAAGTCGGCCGGGCCGAAGATCAGCGTCTCCAGGCGGGGCGAGGCGGCGGCGATCTCGTCGATGTTCACCAGGCCCTTGGCGTTCTCGATCTGCGCCTCGATGCCGATCTTCCCGACCTCGAAGCCCATCGTCTTCTCGATCTGGGTCAGCAGCAGGTCCAGCGCCACGACCTGCTGGGCGTCCTGGACCTTCGGCAGCATGATGCAGTCGAGGTTGGGGCCGGCGCCCTCGACGACCGTGATGACGTCCCGGTACGTCCAGTGCGTCGTCCAGTCGTTGACCCGCACGACCCGGGTCTTGCCGCTCCAGTCACCGTTGTTCAGCGCGTCCACGATGGTGTGGCGGGCGCCCTCCTTGGCGAGCGGCGCGCAGGCGTCCTCCAGGTCCAGGAAGACCTGGTCCGCCGGGAGGCCCTGGGCCTTCTCCAGGAAGCGCGGGTTGGAGCCCGGCACGGCCAGACACGAACGCCGGGGGCGCAGCCGGTTCACGGGGGTGGTGGGCGTGGTCATGCGGAGACCTCCAGAGGGTCGAGCTTGTTCGCTTTCCGGATCTCGTCGACGATACGGCCGATGATCTCCGTGATGCCGAAGTCCTTCGGGGTGAAGACGGCGGCCACACCGGCTTCGATGAGCGCCGCGGCGTCCGCCGGCGGGATGATGCCGCCCGCGATCACCGGGATGTCCGGCGCCCCGGCCTCCCGCAGCCGGTGCAGGACGTCGGGGACCAGCTCCGCGTGCGAGCCGGAGAGGATGGAGAGCCCCACGCAGTGCACGTCCTCGGCGAGCGCCGCGTCGGTGATCTGCTCGGGGGTCAGCCGGATCCCCTGGTAGACCACCTCGAACCCGGCGTCCCGGGCTCGTACGGCGATCTGCTCGGCCCCGTTGGAGTGCCCGTCAAGACCCGGCTTGCCGACCAGCAGGCGCAGCCGTCCCACGCCCAGGTCGGCAGCGGTCCGGGTGACCTTCTCGCGGACCAGCGAGAGCGTGCTGCCCGGCTCGGCGGTGACCGCGACCGGGGCCGAGGAGACCCCGGTGGGCGCCCGGAACTCGCCGAAGACGTCCCGCAGCGCCCAGGACCATTCGCCGGTGGTGACACCCGCGCGGGCGCACTCGACGGTGGCCTCCATCATGTTCTCGGTGCCCGCGGCGGCCTTCTTCAGCGCGGCCAGCGCCTCCGTCGCCCGGGCCTCGTCGCGGTTGTCCCGCCACTCGTGCAGGGCGGCGACGACCCGGGCCTCGTTCTCGGGGTCGACGGTCATGATCGCGCCGTCGAGGTCGGAGGTGAGCGGGTTGGGCTCGGTCGTCTCGTAGATGTTGACGCCGACGATCTTCTCCTCGCCGCCCTCGATCCGGGCCCGCCGCGCCGCGTGCGAGGAGACCAGCTCCGACTTCAGGTAGCCGGACTCGACGGCCGCCATCGCGCCGCCCATCTGCTGGATCCGGTCGATCTCCGCCAGCGACTCCTCGACCAGGGACTCGACCTTGGCCTCGATGACGTGGGAACCGGCGAAGATGTCCTCGTACTCCAGCAGATCGCTCTCGTGCGCCAGCACCTGCTGGATACGGAGCGACCACTGCTGGTCCCAGGGGCGGGGCAGCCCCAGCGCCTCGTTCCAGGCCGGGAGCTGCACAGCGCGGGCGCGGGCGTCCTTGGAGAGGGTGACGGCCAGCATCTCCAGGACGATGCGCTGGACGTTGTTCTCCGGCTGCGCCTCGGTCAGACCGAGGGAGTTGACCTGGACGCCGTAGCGGAAGCGGCGCTGCTTGGGGTCGGTGATGCCGTACCGCTCGCGGGTGACGCGGTCCCAGATGCGGCCGAAGGCGCGCATCTTGCACATCTCCTCGATGAAGCGGACGCCCGCGTTCACGAAGAACGAGATCCGGGCGACCACATCACCGAACTTCTCCTCGGGCACCTGGCCCGAGTCGCGGACCGCGTCGAGTACCGCGATGGCGGTCGACATGGCGTACGCGATCTCCTGGACCGGGGTGGCCCCCGCCTCCTGGAGGTGGTAGCTGCAGATGTTGATCGGGTTCCACTTGGGGATGCGGTTGACCGTGTACGTGATCATGTCGGTGGTCAGCCGCAGCGAGGGCACCGGCGGGAAGACGTGCGTCCCGCGCGAGAGGTACTCCTTCACGATGTCGTTCTGCGTGGTCCCCTGGAGCTTGGCGGGGTCGGCCCCCTGCTCCTCCGCGACCACCTGGTAGAGCGCCAGCAGCCACATGGCGGTCGCGTTGATCGTCATCGAGGTGTTCATCTGCTCCAGGGGGATGTCCTGGAACAGCCGGCGCATGTCTCCGAGGTGCGAGACGGGAACACCGACGCGGCCCACCTCGCCGCGGGCGAGAATGTGGTCCGGGTCGTATCCGGTCTGCGTCGGCAGATCGAAGGCGACCGAGAGACCGGTCTGGCCCTTGGCGAGGTTGCGGCGGTACAGCTCGTTGGACGCCTCGGCGGTCGAGTGACCGGCGTACGTCCGCATGAGCCAGGGCCGGTCCTTCTGACGTTCGGTCATGGGAGAACCTCAGACGTTGCGGAAGCGGTTGATGGCGTCGATGTGCTGCTCGCGCATTTCCTGGTCGCGCACGCCCAGACCCTCGCGGGGTGCCAGTGCCAGGACGCCGACCTTGCCCTGGTGGGCGTTGCGGTGGACGTCGTGGGCGGCCTGGCCCGTCTCCTCCAGGGTGTACGTCTTGGAGAGCGTCGGGTGGATCTTGCCCTTGGCGATGAGGCGGTTGGCCTCCCACGCCTCGCGGTAGTTGGCGAAGTGGGAGCCGATGATCCGCTTGAGGGACATCCACAGGTAGCGGTTGTCGTACTCGTGCATGTAGCCCGAGGTGGAGGCGCAGGTCGTGATCGTGCCGCCCTTGCGGGTGACGTAGACCGAGGCGCCGAAGGTCTCGCGGCCCGGGTGCTCGAAGACGATGTCGATGTCCTCGCCGCCGGTGTACTCGCGGATGCGCTTGCCGAAGCGCTTCCACTCCTTCGGGTCCTGGGTGCGCTCGTCCTTCCAGAACTTGTAGCCGTCGGCGTTGCGGTCGATGACCGCCTCGGCGCCCATCTTCCGGCAGATGTCGGCCTTCTCCGGGGAGGAGACGACACAGATCGGGTTGGCGCCGCCGGCCAGCGCGAACTGGGTGGCGTAGGAGCCGAGTCCGCCGCTGGCGCCCCAGATCAGCACGTTGTCGCCCTGCTTCATGCCGGCGCCGTTGCGCGAGACGAGCTGGCGGTACGCGGTCGAGTTGACCAGGCCCGGAGCCGCCGCCTCCTCCCAGCTGAGGTGCTTGGGCTTGGGCATCAGCTGGTTGGACTTGACGAGCGCGATCTCCGCCAGGCCGCCGAAGTTGGTCTCGAAGCCCCAGATGCGCTGCTCGGGGTCGAGCATCGTGTCGTTGTGGCCGTCGGAGGACTCCAGCTCCACGGAGAGGCAGTGCGCGACGACCTCGTCGCCCGGGTTCCAGGCGTTCACGCCGGGGCCGGTGCGCAGGACGACGCCCGCGAGGTCGGAGCCGATGACGTGGTACGGCAGGTCGTGGCGCTTGGTGAGCTCGCTGAGCCGTCCGTACCGCTCCAGGAAGCCGAAGGTGGAGACCGGCTCGAAGATGGAGGTCCACACGGAGTTGTAATTCACCGAACTGGCCATCACGGCGACGAGGGCCTCGCCGGGGCCGAGTTCGGGGACCGGGACCTCGTCCAGGTGGAGCGACTTGCGGGGGTCCTTGTCGCGGGAGTCGAGTCCCGCGAACATCTCCGCCTCGTCCTTGTGCACGGTGATCGCGCGGTAGGACTCGGGGAGGGACAGGGCCGCGAAGTCCGCGGCCGTGCTGTCCTGCGATTGGATCGCGTCCAGGATTTCCTTCACGGTGTTGCCTCCGGTGATGCGGCGTCGAGGGAACGCTTGAGGGGCCCTGCTGGCAGGGGAGCGGTGCGGTGTGGAGGTGTATTGCCGTCGGTTCGGCGGGTGGAGCTTCGGCTTTGCTCGGGTGGAGCGGAAGGGTGCCTGTGACGCAGGCGTCCGGGCGCGCAGCACGGTGGTTGCGGGGACAGCCGGCGTACGTGAGATCCCAGCACGCCGGCCGCCCGGACACCTTCAACGTATGGCACTCCGTGACACCTGACAAGGCACCCAGTGCCAACAATTTCTCTCACTTGTCATCTCGTAGGCACGCATGAGCAACACGATGGGCGTTACGAGCCGTTCTGTCCTGCTGGCAGGCGGTTACCGCCCCGGTCGGTACACATACGGCGTCGTCGTCCCCAGCTCCGTGAAGCCCAGCCGGGCCAGGATCGGGGCGGACATGTCGGTCGCGTCGACCTGGAGGTACCGGTAGCCGCGCTCGGCGGCGATCCGCGCCCGGTGGGCCACCAGCGCCCGGTAGATCCCCTTCCCCCGCCAGGCGGCCACCGTCCCGCCGCCCCAGAGCCCGGCGAAGCCCGTACCCGGGTACAGCTCCATCCGCCCGGAGCAGACCGGCTCCCCGCCCCCGTCCACCGCCATCACCGCCACGAAGTCCTCGGGGGCCTCCTCCAGCCGCTTCACGACCTGGTGGAGTAGCCGGGTCCCGTCCGTCCCGAACGCCCGCTCATGGGCCCGGGCCATCAGCTCGGCCCCCGCCGCATCGGTCACCGGCCGCAGGGTGATCCCCTCGGGCAGCTCCACCGGCCCGGCCAGCAGCCCGGCAGGCGCCACCAGCAGGGTCTCCGGCTCCTCCGGCACGAATCCGGCCGCCCGCAGCCGGTCGCCCAGGTCGGCGGGGCGGTCGTGGGCGTACAGCTTCCACTCGAACTCGGGCAGCCCGAGCGCCGCGCAGTGCGCGACCTGGTCGGCGATCGCCGCGTCCGCCCCCGCCGCGTCCAGCCCCGGGGCCGACCACACCACCCCGTTCCAGTCGTCGGGGCCGCCCACCTGGCGTACGACGGGCCCGGCGCGCTCCACGCGTACGCCGGGCCCGTCCGGGCGGGCATGCTCCCGCATCGCGCGGTCGAACAGGTCACGGATCTCGATGGCGCCCTCACTTGATCGCATCCGCGCACCTCAGCACAGCGGTGATCGGTGAACCAGCGGATTTCGGCCGTCGCTCGGGCGCGATGGCCCGGCCCGTACGCGTCGAAAGGCCAGCTCGGGGCAGGTGTCCGGGACCAAGTGATCTTGAAGGGGTCAGGAAGGCAGGGGTGGGGCACCGATGGGCATACCGATCCGCAGAGGGAGCGTCCGGAAGCGCCGGCGCCCCTTCGACCTCCGCCGCACCACCTTCGGCTTCGCCCTGATCGCGCTGATCCTCGCGGGCGGCGGGATGGCGCTGCGGGCCGCCTGGCGGAGCGCCGGACGCCACCCGGTCGCCGCCGGGGCCCTGATGGTCCTGGCCCTCGCCGCCGCCCTCGTGGTGCTGCGCCGCCGTCGCGCCCGGCGGCTCGCGGAGAGCGTCACGGATGCCGCGTACGGGATCGTCGACGCCGGGCTGGCGGAGCTGGACGCCGCCGAGGCCGCTCGCGCGCAGGCCCGCCCCGAACCCGCCCACCCGGTCGACTACGCGCAGCTGGACCCGTACGCCTTCGAGGAGGCCGTGGCCGAGCTCTGCCGGCGCGACGGCTGCGCGGACGCCGAGGTGGTGGGCGGCGCCGGGGACCTGGGCGCCGACGTCGTGGCCACCACCCCGGACGGCCGCCGCCTGGTCGTCCAGTGCAAGCGGTACGGGCCCGGGAATCGGGCCGGATCGCAGGACCTCCAGCGCTTCGGCGGCACCTGCTACGCGGTCCACGAGGCGGACATCGCGCTCGTCGTCTCCACCGGCGGCTTCACCGAACCCGCCCTCGACTACGCCGAGCAGTGCGCCATCCTCTGCTACGGCCCCGAGGAGCTGGCCGCCTGGAGCGAGGGCGGCGCACCGCCGCCGTGGGTCCCCGCCGAAGAGCCGGCCCCCGGGCTCAGCGCTCCTTGAGGGCCTGCTGGATCGTCCGCATGACCTCGTCCAGCGGGGCGTCCGTACGCGCCACGGCGACGAGCACCTCGCCCTCGGTCGCCACCGTCGCCGCCGGCGCCCTGGCGGGCTCGGCCTGGGCGGTCCTGCCCGCCCCGATGCCGGTGCCGAAGGTGTCGCGCACGATGGCGAACGCCCGGTCCAGCTGGGCCTCCACATCGCCCTGTCCGCCCGCCCGCAGCCAGCGGCGCAGGACGTGGTTGTGCGCGGTGACCACGGCGGACGCGGCCACCTCCGCCAGCAGCGGGTCGTCGTTGCCCACGTGGTGGTCGCGCTCGTCGAAGTGGCCCAGCAGATAGCGGGTGAACAGCCGCTCGTAGCGGGCCACCGACGCGATCTCGGCCTCCCTGAGGGTGGGCACTTCGCGGGTGAGCTTGTAACGGGCCACGGAGACGGCGGGCTTGGCCGCGTACATCTTCATGACTTCCTTGATGCCGCGGCAGACCGTGTCGAGGGGGTGCTCGTGCGCGGGGGCGGCGTTGAGGACGGCCTCGGCCCTGACGAGGGTGTCGTCGTGGTCCGGGAAGATGGCCTCTTCCTTGGAGCGGAAGTGGCGGAAGAAGGTCCGCCGGGCGACGCCCGCGGCGCCCGCGATCTCGTCGACGGTCGTCGCCTCGTACCCCTTCGTGGCGAAGAGTTCCATCGCGGCTGCGGCCAGTTCGCGGCGCATCTTGAGCCGTTGGGCCGCGGCGCGCGTTCCCGCGGCGGTCTCCGGGGCGTCGGGCGCGGCGGTGGCACGGGGTGACTTGGCGGGCTGGGACATGGCATGAACGTAACGCATCGGTGCAGGAGAGCGCGCCTTCGGGGGCGGACCGCCGGAGGGTCCCAGCAGCCCGCCCCACCCGGCTCCCGGGTCAGCGACGGGCATATTCGCGGAAGCCCCGGCCCGTCTTGCGGCCGAGGCAGCCCGCGGCCACCAGGTGCTCCAGCAGCGGCGCCGGAGCGAGCCCCGGGTCGCGGAACTCCTTGTGCAGCACCTTCTCGATGGCGAGGGAGACGTCCAGCCCGACGACGTCCAGCAGTTCGAACGGGCCCATCGGGTAGCCGCCGCCCAGCTTCATCGCCGCGTCGATGTCGTCCAGCGAGGCGTAGTGCTCCTCGACCATCTTGATCGCGTTGTTGAGGTACGGGAACAGCAGCGCGTTCACGATGAACCCGGCCCGGTCCCCGCAGTCCACCGGGTGCTTGCGGATCTTCGTGCAGACGGCGCGGACCGTGGCGTGCACATCGTCGGCGGTCAGGACCGTGCGGACGACCTCGACCAGCTTCATCGCGGGCGCCGGGTTGAAGAAGTGCATCCCGATGACGTCCTGGGGCCGCGCGGTCGCCCGGGCGATGGCGATGACCGGCAGGGACGAGGTGGTGGTGGCGAGGACGGCGCCCGGCCGGCAGACCTTGTCCAGGGTGGCGAACAGCTGCTGCTTGATCTCCAGGTCCTCGGCGACCGCCTCCACGGCGAGGTCGACCTCGGCGAACGCGTCCAGCGATCCGGCGGCCGTGATCCGGCCGAGCGTCTCGTCCCGCGCCTCGGCGGTGAGCCGCCCCTTGCTGACCGAGCGCTCCAGCGACTTGGCGATCCGGCCCTTGGCCAGGTCCGCCTTCTCCTGGCCGCGTGCCGCCAGGACCACGGTGTACCCGGCCTTGGCGAAGACCTCGGCGATGCCGGAGGCCATGGTGCCGGAGCCCGCGACCCCCACGGAGGTGATGGAGCGGCCGCCACCGGCCGCCGCTTCCGGGGACGGGGTCAGGGTGTCGGGCACGACCTCCTGGCCGCCCGGTCCGTCGTACGTGTAGAAGCCGCGCCCGGCCTTGCGCCCGGTCAGGCCCGCGCTGCTGAGCTGCCCGAGGACGGGGGCCGGGGCGTGCAGCCGGTCGCGGGACTCGGCGTACATGGCCTCCAGGACCGTGCGGGCGGTGTCGATGCCGATCAGGTCCAGCAGGGCGAGGGGGCCCATCGGCAGGCCGCAGCCCAGCTTCATCGCCGCGTCGATGTCCTCACGCGAGGCGTAGTTCGCCTCGTACATCGCGGCGGCCTGGTTCAGATAGCCGAAGAGCAGCCCGTCCGCGACGAACCCGGGCCGGTCGCCGACCGCGACGGGCTCCTTGCCCAGCTCCCGGGCCAGCTTGGTGACGGCCTCCACGGCGGGCGGCGCGGTGAGCACCGAGGAGACCACCTCGACCAGCTTCATCGCGGGCGCGGGGTTGAAGAAGTGCAGGCCGAGCACGCGCTCGGGGTGGAGCGACTCGGCGGCGAGCCGGGTCACCGACAGGGCGTTCGTCCCGGTGGCGAGGATCGCGGTGGGGGAGACGACGGCGTCCAGCTCCCGGAACACCTGCTGCTTGATCTCGTACGTCTCCGGCACGACCTCGATGACCAGCTCGGCCTCGGCGGCGGCCTGGAGGGCGTCGGAGGTACGGAACCGGGCGAGCGCGTCGGCCCGCTCCTGCTCGGTGATCCGCCCGCGCCCGACGGCCCGTGCGGTGGAGGCTTCGAGGGAGGTGACGGCCTGCCGGGCGGCCGCCTCGCTGATGTCGATACCGATGACCTCGCGGCCCGCGAGGGCCAGGACCTCGGCGATGCCGGTGCCCATGGTGCCGAGGCCGACGACGGCAATGGTGGAGAGCGGGGTGTCCATCACGGGACTCCAGGGTGAGTGACGACTGTGGGGAGCAGGCGGCGCGCGGCGATGAGGGAGCGGCGCGTGTGCGTGCGCGGATGCGTGTCGTGAAGCGCGGTGGCGGGGCGCTGGAAGCACGCCCGGCCGGGGAGGGTGACGGACTCTGTCCCGGAGTCGCGTCGCACTGGAACTGCCGAACCGACAAGCACTCCGGGTGGCTGCGTCACCAGGCCACCGGAGTCGCGGGGAAGTGTGTTCCCGCTCAGATGAGATTAACCGGCGAGTAACGAGCGCGCCACCCCTGAGTCTTTGTGCGCTGGACCACATCGGCTCTCCCGGCCCGGCCCCCACGCAGCGTGTTCATCGATACGCTGAGCGTCATGGATGAGGAACTCCGTTCGCTCCTGGACCGGTTACGGGACGAGGCGGCCGGGTCCGCCGCGTACGACCTGCTGGCGGCGACCGACGACAACGAGGTGCTGGCCCGGGTCCTGGTGGAGCCCGGACGTCCGCTGTGGGCCCGCGAGATCGCCGCGTTCCGGCTGGGCTGCGCCGGCGACCGGCGGGCGTTCGAGGCGCTGGTGCTCCTGCTCAACCACCGCGACCCCGAACGCTGCGTCTCCGCCTGCCACGCCCTGGCCGAGCTGAACGACCCCCGCACCTCCCGGGCCGCCGCCGCGCTCGCCACCAACGCGCTGCGCACCGCGTACGCCGTGCACCCGGTGCGCCTGCTCACCATCCTGCGGACCCCGGAGGCGGTGCCCGCGCTGGTCGCCACCCTCCACCGGCTGCTGGCCCCGGGGGAGCCGCACTGGAGGGTGGCGCTCGCCTGTGTGGAGGGGCTCGGCCAGCTCGGCGACCGGCGGGCCCGCACCGTCCTCACGGCGGCCCTTCCGCACCCGCGCCTGGGCACGGCGGCCTCGGAGGCGCTGGGGCGGCTGCGGTAAGGGCCCCCGGGGCGGGCTGTCAGTGGCGCGGCCCCAGCAGCCCGTGCAGACGGCTGCCCGCGCTGTTGTCCACCGACTGGGCCGCCGCCTTCGCGGCCGGCAGCGGCTTCGGGTCCGGGAGCGCCGCGCAGACCGCGTCCGCCTCGCCCTCGCCCCGGCCGCGCGGGACGGTCCCGTCGGTCAGATAGGCCGTCAGGTGCTTGTCCAGGCAGGGGTTGCCGCTGAGCGTGATGCCGTGGTTGCCGCCGCCCTCCTCCACCACGAAGCTGGAGCCCTTCAGCTTGCGGTGCATGGAGACCGCGCCCGCGTACGGGGTCGCCGCGTCGTCGGTGGCCTGGAGGATCAGGGTCGCCGGGAGGCGGTGGTTGGTGACCTGGACCGGGGTGAGCGGTGCCACCGGCCAGCTCGCGCACGGCGCGTTGTACCAGGTGTTGTTCCAGGCCATGAAGGGCGCCTTGTCGTGGATGCGGCGCGTGTCGTTGCGCCAGTCGCTCCAGTGCCGGGGCCAGCCGGCGTCGCGGCACTGGACGGCGGTGTAGACGGAGTAGCTGTTGTCGCCGCCCGCGCCGGTGGCGCCGAAGTTCTCGTACGCCGTCACCAGCGCCTCGGTGTCCTGGCCGTTCACGTACGCGGCGAACGCCTCGGCGAGGTAGGGCCAGTAGCCGTTGTAGTACCCGCCGGGCAGGAACGTGTCCTCCAGCTCGCTCGCCCCGACCTTGCCGCCCGCAGGCTCCGCCGCGACGGCCGCCCGCATCCGGTACCAGGCGGCCTCGACCCCGGCCGGGTCGGTGCCCAGCCCGTACGTCGCGTCGTGCTTCGCCACCCAGGCCGCGAACGCCTTGTGGCGGTCGTCGAAGGCGTAGTCCTGGTTCAGGTTGCCCTCGTACCAGACGTCGTCGGGCCCGACCACCGAGTCCAGGACGAGGCGCCGCACCCGCTCCGGGTGCAGCTTCGCGTAGACCGCGCCGAGGTAGGTGCCGTACGAGTAGCCGAAGTAGTTGATCTGCTCCGAGCCCAGCGCCCGGCGGATCACATCGAGGTCCTTCGCCGCACTGACGGTGTCCATGTACGGCAGCACGTCGCCGTGCTTCTCGCCGCAGGCGCGGGCGAAGGCGGCGGCCCGGTCGCGGTTGATCCGCTCGTCCCGCAAGGAGGCGGGCACCGAGTCCGGGCGCACCGGGTCGGAGTGGCCGGGCAGGCAGTTCAGCTTCGGGGTGCTCCTGCCGACCCCGCGCGGGTCGAACCCGATCACGTCGTACTGGGACGCCACCTTCTTCGGCAGCGCCGACGCCACGAACCCGGCCATCGACAGGCCGCTGCCGCCCGGCCCGCCCGGGTTGACCAGCAGCGGGCCCTGGAACGTCTTCGCGGTGTGCGGGATCCGGGACAGGGCGAGGGTGACCCGGCGGCCCGAGGGGTCGGAGTGGTCCAGCGGGGCGTCGACCTTGGCGCACTGGAGCGTCGGATGGTTCTCCGTCGGACAGTCGGTCCACGCGAGCTCCGGGGCGGGCGGCGCGCCCGTCCCGGAGGAGGCGGCGGCCGGGGCCGGAGCGGCGGCCAGCAGACCGGCGACCGTCGCACCGGCGGCGACCAGAATTCCTGCACGTTTCGTCATGGGGCCTCCCGAGGTGGAGGGGACGCGGCGGCGGTCGGCCGGTCCCCGCCGCATGGTCCCCGAGATCCACGGGCCGGGGGCCGATTCCGCGCGGAGTTGACCCGTACGGTCACGCGATCGGGTCTGCGGGAGGCCTACAGGGGCGTGTCTACTGCGTCAGAGCAGGGTGAGCTGTGTGGGCCCCGGCTCCGGCTCCTCCGGTGTCCGTACCGGGGTGATCCGGCGGGCCTCGCCCCGGTGCGCCGGGCCGATCCCGAACTCGTCCGCCAGCTCGTGCACCTGACGGGTGATCCGGCGCTGGTACCAGGTGGGGGCATACGCCCCGTCCGCGTACATCCGCTCGTACCTCGGTACCAGGTGCGGATGGTGGAGCCCGAGCCACCGCAGGTACCACTCGCGCGCGCCGGGGCGCAGATGAAGCACCAGCGGGGTCACCGAGGTCGCCCCGGCCGCCGCGATGGCGGAGACGGTGGCGCGCAGCTGCTCGGGGCTGTCGCCGAGGAACGGGATCACCGGGGCCATCAGGACCGAGCAGCCGATCCCGCTCTCGGTGAGGGCGTGGACGACGTCGAGGCGGCGGCCGGGGGAGGGGGTGCCGGGTTCGACCGTGCGCCACAGCTCGCGGTCGGTGAAGCCGACGGAGACCGAGACGCCGACCTCGGTCACCTCGGCGGCCTGCCGCAGCAGCTCCAGGTCGCGCAGGATCAGGGTGCCCTTCGTCAGGATCGAGAAGGGGTTCGCCCGGTCGCGCAGGGCGGTGATGAT
Proteins encoded in this window:
- a CDS encoding TetR family transcriptional regulator, which encodes MSQPAKSPRATAAPDAPETAAGTRAAAQRLKMRRELAAAAMELFATKGYEATTVDEIAGAAGVARRTFFRHFRSKEEAIFPDHDDTLVRAEAVLNAAPAHEHPLDTVCRGIKEVMKMYAAKPAVSVARYKLTREVPTLREAEIASVARYERLFTRYLLGHFDERDHHVGNDDPLLAEVAASAVVTAHNHVLRRWLRAGGQGDVEAQLDRAFAIVRDTFGTGIGAGRTAQAEPARAPAATVATEGEVLVAVARTDAPLDEVMRTIQQALKER
- a CDS encoding CoA ester lyase; translation: MTTPTTPVNRLRPRRSCLAVPGSNPRFLEKAQGLPADQVFLDLEDACAPLAKEGARHTIVDALNNGDWSGKTRVVRVNDWTTHWTYRDVITVVEGAGPNLDCIMLPKVQDAQQVVALDLLLTQIEKTMGFEVGKIGIEAQIENAKGLVNIDEIAAASPRLETLIFGPADFMASINMKTLVVGQQPPGYPADAYHYILMRILMAARTHDLQAIDGPFLQIRDVDAYREVAGRAAALGFDGKWVLHPGQVDAANEVFSPSQEDYDHAELILDAYDWCTSEEGGKKGSAMLGDEMIDEASRKMALVIAGKGRAAGMQRTSKFEAPEA
- a CDS encoding restriction endonuclease, which gives rise to MGIPIRRGSVRKRRRPFDLRRTTFGFALIALILAGGGMALRAAWRSAGRHPVAAGALMVLALAAALVVLRRRRARRLAESVTDAAYGIVDAGLAELDAAEAARAQARPEPAHPVDYAQLDPYAFEEAVAELCRRDGCADAEVVGGAGDLGADVVATTPDGRRLVVQCKRYGPGNRAGSQDLQRFGGTCYAVHEADIALVVSTGGFTEPALDYAEQCAILCYGPEELAAWSEGGAPPPWVPAEEPAPGLSAP
- the ccrA gene encoding crotonyl-CoA carboxylase/reductase, producing MKEILDAIQSQDSTAADFAALSLPESYRAITVHKDEAEMFAGLDSRDKDPRKSLHLDEVPVPELGPGEALVAVMASSVNYNSVWTSIFEPVSTFGFLERYGRLSELTKRHDLPYHVIGSDLAGVVLRTGPGVNAWNPGDEVVAHCLSVELESSDGHNDTMLDPEQRIWGFETNFGGLAEIALVKSNQLMPKPKHLSWEEAAAPGLVNSTAYRQLVSRNGAGMKQGDNVLIWGASGGLGSYATQFALAGGANPICVVSSPEKADICRKMGAEAVIDRNADGYKFWKDERTQDPKEWKRFGKRIREYTGGEDIDIVFEHPGRETFGASVYVTRKGGTITTCASTSGYMHEYDNRYLWMSLKRIIGSHFANYREAWEANRLIAKGKIHPTLSKTYTLEETGQAAHDVHRNAHQGKVGVLALAPREGLGVRDQEMREQHIDAINRFRNV
- a CDS encoding protein meaA, giving the protein MTERQKDRPWLMRTYAGHSTAEASNELYRRNLAKGQTGLSVAFDLPTQTGYDPDHILARGEVGRVGVPVSHLGDMRRLFQDIPLEQMNTSMTINATAMWLLALYQVVAEEQGADPAKLQGTTQNDIVKEYLSRGTHVFPPVPSLRLTTDMITYTVNRIPKWNPINICSYHLQEAGATPVQEIAYAMSTAIAVLDAVRDSGQVPEEKFGDVVARISFFVNAGVRFIEEMCKMRAFGRIWDRVTRERYGITDPKQRRFRYGVQVNSLGLTEAQPENNVQRIVLEMLAVTLSKDARARAVQLPAWNEALGLPRPWDQQWSLRIQQVLAHESDLLEYEDIFAGSHVIEAKVESLVEESLAEIDRIQQMGGAMAAVESGYLKSELVSSHAARRARIEGGEEKIVGVNIYETTEPNPLTSDLDGAIMTVDPENEARVVAALHEWRDNRDEARATEALAALKKAAAGTENMMEATVECARAGVTTGEWSWALRDVFGEFRAPTGVSSAPVAVTAEPGSTLSLVREKVTRTAADLGVGRLRLLVGKPGLDGHSNGAEQIAVRARDAGFEVVYQGIRLTPEQITDAALAEDVHCVGLSILSGSHAELVPDVLHRLREAGAPDIPVIAGGIIPPADAAALIEAGVAAVFTPKDFGITEIIGRIVDEIRKANKLDPLEVSA
- a CDS encoding MaoC family dehydratase gives rise to the protein MQFGRTFEEFEVGAVYKHWPGKTVTEYDDHLFCLLTMNHHPLHMDSNYAEKTTDFGKNVVVGNYIYSLLLGMSVPDVSGKAIANLEVESLKHIAPTFHGDTIYGETTVLDKTPSKSKNDRGIVYVETRGYKQDGTVVCVFRRKVMVPTETYIKERGGEQPGRPTPAN
- a CDS encoding GNAT family N-acetyltransferase, with translation MRSSEGAIEIRDLFDRAMREHARPDGPGVRVERAGPVVRQVGGPDDWNGVVWSAPGLDAAGADAAIADQVAHCAALGLPEFEWKLYAHDRPADLGDRLRAAGFVPEEPETLLVAPAGLLAGPVELPEGITLRPVTDAAGAELMARAHERAFGTDGTRLLHQVVKRLEEAPEDFVAVMAVDGGGEPVCSGRMELYPGTGFAGLWGGGTVAAWRGKGIYRALVAHRARIAAERGYRYLQVDATDMSAPILARLGFTELGTTTPYVYRPGR